One window from the genome of Pandoraea fibrosis encodes:
- a CDS encoding LON peptidase substrate-binding domain-containing protein encodes MAQIPLFPLGNALFPAGVLHLRIFEVRYLDLIKRSLADGTEFGVVVLRQGSEVRLPDSVEEPAMIGTMARIDDWRATMPSLLEIVCRGTTKFRLSSVELGKYGVWTGEAEMLPDDVNVAIPDTLQISADTLGKLIAGLQRDPARAAKLPLAPPYRLDECGWVADRWAELLPLPAHEKETLLGIADPVARLARIQAFLTDHGVLS; translated from the coding sequence ATGGCCCAGATCCCACTCTTCCCACTCGGCAATGCCCTGTTTCCCGCCGGGGTATTGCATCTGCGCATCTTCGAGGTGCGCTATCTCGACCTGATCAAGCGAAGCCTCGCCGACGGCACAGAGTTCGGTGTCGTCGTCTTGCGACAGGGCAGCGAGGTGCGTTTGCCCGATAGTGTCGAAGAACCCGCCATGATCGGCACAATGGCACGCATCGACGACTGGCGAGCGACCATGCCGTCGCTGCTCGAAATCGTCTGTCGCGGCACGACCAAGTTCCGCCTCTCGTCCGTCGAGTTGGGGAAATACGGGGTGTGGACGGGCGAGGCGGAAATGCTGCCGGACGATGTCAATGTCGCCATTCCCGATACACTTCAGATCAGCGCCGATACGTTGGGCAAGTTGATCGCCGGGCTCCAGCGTGATCCGGCGCGTGCGGCGAAGTTACCGCTGGCGCCGCCTTACCGGCTCGACGAGTGCGGATGGGTCGCCGATCGGTGGGCCGAGTTGTTGCCACTGCCGGCGCACGAGAAGGAGACCCTGCTGGGCATCGCGGACCCGGTGGCGCGTCTGGCGCGCATTCAGGCGTTTCTGACCGATCACGGCGTGTTGTCCTGA
- a CDS encoding LysR family transcriptional regulator — MATDKLGDMRLFTSAATLGSLSAAGRKLGLSPAAASARLAKLEASLQTRLFVRTTRQLRLTDEGRVYLSHCLVALQAIDDGEAALQAGCAAIRGKIRVSASTDFGLHKLSPWLDEFTSRYPDVRLSLTLTDSLSNLVQDDVDLAIRFSEPDDGTLVARRLAPMCRVLCASPEYLAQHGEPSNPEALSAHQFIVLVTASGPLNEFHFRKGEAAWQFTVPMAQAWETNDGTLARRWALDGRGIVRKTLWDAADDVRAGRLKILLSDYIAKEPGVYAVRHRTRYMVPRVRALLDFLIDRFAQEATAWPDMGTCRV; from the coding sequence ATGGCGACGGATAAACTCGGCGACATGCGTCTCTTTACGAGTGCGGCAACGCTGGGCAGCCTCTCGGCGGCCGGGCGCAAGCTAGGGCTGTCGCCGGCGGCGGCCAGTGCGCGTCTGGCCAAGCTTGAGGCGTCGTTGCAGACGCGGCTGTTCGTGCGCACAACGCGTCAGTTGCGTCTCACCGACGAGGGGCGTGTCTACCTCTCGCACTGTCTCGTTGCCTTGCAGGCGATTGACGATGGCGAGGCTGCGCTGCAAGCGGGATGTGCCGCGATTCGGGGCAAGATCCGGGTGTCGGCATCGACCGATTTCGGGCTGCACAAACTCTCGCCGTGGCTCGATGAATTTACGTCGCGGTACCCGGACGTGCGGCTCTCGTTGACGTTGACCGACTCGCTCTCCAACCTCGTGCAGGACGACGTCGATCTGGCGATTCGTTTCAGCGAGCCGGACGACGGCACGCTCGTGGCGCGGCGACTGGCGCCCATGTGCCGGGTGTTGTGCGCATCGCCGGAGTATCTCGCTCAGCATGGGGAGCCGTCGAACCCGGAAGCCCTCTCGGCGCATCAGTTCATCGTGCTGGTGACGGCGTCGGGACCGCTCAACGAGTTTCACTTCCGCAAAGGCGAAGCGGCGTGGCAATTCACCGTGCCGATGGCGCAGGCGTGGGAGACGAACGACGGGACGCTGGCGCGCCGATGGGCGCTGGACGGCCGGGGGATCGTTCGCAAGACGTTGTGGGACGCGGCCGACGATGTGCGGGCAGGGCGTCTGAAGATTCTGCTGTCGGATTACATCGCCAAAGAGCCGGGGGTCTACGCAGTGCGGCACCGCACGCGATACATGGTGCCGCGCGTGCGCGCGCTGCTCGATTTTCTGATCGACCGGTTCGCTCAGGAGGCGACCGCGTGGCCGGACATGGGGACTTGTCGCGTGTGA
- a CDS encoding MFS transporter: protein MSVSPTPAANSSSTPPRPTPPGQAASSLSLADATPWASMMALMLATFVAAANETVPAGLLPQLADGFHISESWAGQMVTLCALGAGLGAVPLTVLLHRWSRRTVLVAALLGFAVCNAVTAVSADFTLTLAARFVVGLATGLAWSEIATYARRLVSPSQQGRALAVAMLGVPLALAIGVPAATALGHLIGWRWVFGGLAAFALILVGWMLLIVPDVSATNDAGNTPGTRASVIDVLRLPGVRPVLAVVMLWVIAHYTLYTYIAPFLASAGMGDRLAAILSTFGICTLVGLWGIGLWVDRWLRRLVLLALAGFTAVIVAFGAWPTSWPVLVAGSILWGLSFSGAPTILQTALGNAAGKHENVAQSMLVTVFNLSFAGSGVLGGAVLSAWGAAALPHVLVILSLAALGVAYTASRHGFVR from the coding sequence ATGTCAGTCTCGCCAACCCCTGCTGCGAATTCGTCGTCGACGCCACCCCGGCCAACCCCGCCCGGTCAGGCCGCCTCCTCCCTCTCATTGGCAGACGCCACGCCCTGGGCGTCGATGATGGCGCTGATGCTTGCCACCTTCGTGGCCGCAGCAAACGAAACGGTGCCTGCCGGGCTGCTGCCTCAGTTGGCCGACGGTTTTCACATCTCCGAATCGTGGGCGGGCCAAATGGTGACGTTATGTGCCCTCGGGGCTGGCCTCGGCGCGGTGCCGCTCACGGTGCTATTGCATCGCTGGTCGCGCCGCACGGTATTGGTCGCGGCCCTGCTCGGCTTCGCGGTGTGCAATGCCGTCACCGCCGTCTCGGCGGATTTCACGCTGACGTTGGCCGCACGATTCGTCGTCGGTCTGGCAACGGGGCTGGCATGGAGCGAGATTGCCACGTATGCGCGTCGCCTCGTCAGCCCTTCGCAGCAAGGACGCGCGTTGGCCGTCGCGATGCTCGGCGTGCCGCTCGCGCTGGCCATCGGCGTACCTGCCGCGACGGCGCTCGGGCATCTCATCGGCTGGCGCTGGGTTTTTGGCGGGCTGGCAGCGTTCGCGTTGATTCTCGTCGGGTGGATGCTGCTGATCGTGCCCGATGTCTCGGCCACCAACGATGCCGGCAACACGCCCGGCACGCGCGCTTCGGTGATCGACGTCCTGCGTCTGCCGGGTGTTCGACCGGTGCTCGCCGTTGTGATGTTGTGGGTCATCGCGCACTACACGCTCTACACCTACATCGCGCCCTTTCTCGCGTCGGCGGGCATGGGGGATCGGCTTGCCGCCATCCTGTCGACGTTCGGCATCTGCACGCTCGTGGGACTCTGGGGCATCGGGTTGTGGGTGGATCGCTGGCTGCGCAGGCTCGTTCTACTGGCCCTTGCCGGGTTCACCGCTGTGATCGTCGCCTTCGGCGCATGGCCGACATCGTGGCCGGTACTCGTCGCTGGTTCGATACTCTGGGGCCTGAGCTTCAGCGGTGCACCGACGATCTTGCAAACGGCGCTGGGCAATGCGGCAGGCAAGCACGAAAACGTTGCGCAATCGATGCTTGTGACGGTGTTCAATCTGTCGTTCGCGGGCAGCGGCGTCCTCGGTGGCGCGGTGTTGTCCGCATGGGGGGCCGCTGCGCTGCCGCATGTGTTGGTGATCCTCTCACTGGCCGCGTTGGGAGTGGCCTATACCGCCAGCCGGCACGGCTTCGTTCGATGA
- the gcvA gene encoding transcriptional regulator GcvA, producing the protein MTDAIGRLPSLNALRAFEAASRHLNFRLAAEELGVTQGAVAQQIRGLEAALDMKLFERHPRALTLTENGRRYAGGVRRAFEMLAEATQALRPAPLRLTISVTPTLASKWLIPRLPAFLETHPDIDLRILATDRLSHFQADAVDLAVRYGKPPFGSGLAVDLLFEEVQVAVASPQTIAALGHPGETGSLRGHALLHDAHNAWPQFLELAMPQAPMSVAKNVRFNQTALAIDAAVAGQGLALAHTDFIVADVAAGRLIRLFDTELRTGAGFYIVSPRRTRHAGPIADVREWLLREAPARRQRLSVSD; encoded by the coding sequence ATGACTGACGCCATCGGCCGCTTGCCGTCGCTTAACGCCCTGCGTGCCTTCGAGGCCGCGAGCCGGCATCTCAACTTCCGCCTGGCGGCTGAAGAACTCGGGGTGACGCAGGGGGCGGTCGCGCAGCAGATTCGCGGACTGGAGGCGGCGTTGGACATGAAGCTCTTCGAGCGACACCCGCGCGCGCTGACGCTGACCGAGAACGGGCGGCGATACGCCGGCGGTGTGAGGCGTGCCTTCGAAATGCTAGCCGAGGCCACGCAAGCGCTGCGCCCGGCGCCGCTGCGCCTGACGATCAGCGTTACACCGACGTTGGCTTCGAAGTGGTTGATTCCACGACTCCCCGCATTTCTCGAGACCCATCCGGATATCGATCTGCGCATTCTTGCGACCGACCGGCTTTCGCATTTCCAGGCAGACGCCGTCGATCTCGCGGTGCGCTACGGCAAGCCGCCTTTCGGCAGCGGCCTTGCCGTCGACCTGCTCTTTGAGGAAGTGCAGGTGGCGGTAGCGTCGCCGCAAACGATTGCGGCGTTGGGGCATCCCGGCGAGACGGGCAGTCTGCGGGGCCATGCGTTGCTGCACGATGCGCATAACGCATGGCCGCAGTTCCTCGAACTTGCGATGCCGCAAGCGCCGATGTCCGTGGCGAAGAACGTTCGCTTCAATCAGACGGCGCTCGCGATCGACGCCGCCGTCGCGGGGCAAGGGCTCGCGCTCGCGCACACGGACTTCATTGTGGCAGACGTCGCGGCAGGTCGCCTTATCCGGCTGTTCGATACGGAACTTCGCACCGGGGCGGGCTTTTACATCGTGTCCCCGCGCCGCACGCGACACGCGGGGCCAATTGCCGATGTGCGCGAATGGCTGCTGCGTGAGGCACCCGCGAGGCGGCAACGGCTCTCAGTCAGTGATTGA
- a CDS encoding SDR family oxidoreductase, producing MTVEKVALITAGGSGMGAAAARRLAADGFKVGILSSSGKGEALATELGGVGVTGSNQSNNALSTLVELAVERWGRVDVLVNSAGHGPRAPILDISDEDWHRGMDTYLMNVIRPTRLVTPIMQKQGSGAIINISTAWAFEPSDMFPTSAVFRAGLASFTKLFADKYAKDNVRMNNVLPGWIDSLPQQETRRESVPMQRYGKAEEIAATVAFLASEGGGYITGQNIRVDGGLTRSV from the coding sequence ATGACAGTAGAAAAAGTGGCGTTGATTACGGCTGGCGGTAGCGGCATGGGGGCGGCGGCGGCGCGGCGTCTCGCGGCGGACGGCTTCAAGGTCGGCATCCTCTCGTCGTCGGGCAAGGGCGAAGCCTTGGCCACCGAGTTGGGTGGCGTGGGGGTGACGGGATCGAACCAGTCGAACAACGCCCTGAGCACGCTGGTCGAATTGGCGGTCGAGCGCTGGGGTCGCGTCGATGTGCTCGTGAACAGCGCCGGTCACGGCCCGCGCGCCCCAATTCTGGACATTAGCGACGAGGACTGGCATCGCGGTATGGACACGTATCTGATGAACGTGATCCGCCCTACCCGATTGGTGACGCCGATCATGCAGAAGCAAGGGTCTGGCGCGATCATCAATATTTCGACGGCGTGGGCGTTCGAGCCGAGCGACATGTTTCCGACGTCTGCCGTGTTTCGCGCCGGGCTGGCGTCGTTCACCAAGTTGTTTGCCGACAAGTATGCGAAGGACAACGTGCGGATGAACAACGTCTTGCCTGGGTGGATCGATAGCCTGCCTCAGCAGGAAACGCGACGCGAAAGCGTGCCGATGCAACGCTATGGCAAAGCGGAAGAAATCGCGGCGACCGTGGCGTTCCTCGCGTCGGAAGGCGGTGGATACATCACCGGCCAGAACATTCGCGTCGATGGTGGGCTGACACGCTCGGTCTGA
- a CDS encoding RidA family protein has product MKKVRTLIAAALATVAVSAIAAEPQYLDSGKVMKGSFPFTEAVKVGDTLYLSGQLGIVPATQKLAPGGIEAESHQMMNNIKTVLEANGYAMNNVVKCTVFLADMKEWPAFNDIYKTYFTAGKYPARSAFGVNGMAFDARVEVECMASKSAQM; this is encoded by the coding sequence ATGAAGAAAGTCCGCACATTGATTGCCGCCGCGCTTGCTACGGTCGCCGTTTCGGCAATCGCTGCCGAGCCGCAGTATCTGGATTCGGGCAAGGTCATGAAAGGCTCGTTCCCTTTCACCGAAGCCGTTAAGGTCGGCGACACGCTCTATCTGTCGGGGCAGCTCGGCATTGTGCCGGCCACGCAAAAGCTCGCCCCGGGAGGCATCGAGGCCGAGTCGCATCAGATGATGAACAACATCAAGACGGTGCTTGAAGCGAACGGTTACGCGATGAACAACGTCGTCAAGTGCACCGTATTTCTGGCCGACATGAAGGAGTGGCCGGCCTTCAACGATATTTACAAGACGTACTTCACGGCGGGCAAGTATCCGGCCAGAAGTGCGTTCGGTGTGAACGGCATGGCCTTCGATGCGCGCGTCGAAGTCGAGTGCATGGCGTCCAAGTCAGCGCAAATGTGA
- a CDS encoding SGNH/GDSL hydrolase family protein: MNNVSKSSTCAVLALALTAATAAPAGDAAAMDPAWVSTWTASPQPVWHKDFLFPTNIPASLHDQTVRQTARISLGGARVRIVLSNAYGTQPVTVGKATVALPAANGALVAGSLHAVTFGGQASGTILPGASLVSDPVALAVPPLGQVAVSLYLPDATPMTTFHWDGRQTGWIVAGDQTAKTKLNASEVQEEGQGEGEGQTQAQSTTARLLLSGILVEATAAARTVAVIGDSITDGATASLDKDSRWPDFLAARLASHGVGVINAGISGARLVSDGMGVNAVARLDRDVLSQPGVHSVIVMLGINDIAWPGTAFEPTRPRPMLASLVAGYRQLIEQAHSHGLRVIGATLTPFEGALPDTPLDNYYQPDRDALRREVNEWIRHSGAFDAVIDFDAALRDPSYPARFSALFDSGDHLHPGDEGNRAMAETVDLDVLLPGIGHTPSQKR, translated from the coding sequence ATGAATAACGTTTCCAAATCGTCGACCTGCGCAGTGTTGGCGTTAGCGCTCACGGCCGCTACAGCGGCCCCTGCCGGGGATGCTGCCGCTATGGACCCCGCCTGGGTCTCCACCTGGACGGCGAGTCCGCAGCCGGTATGGCACAAGGATTTTCTGTTTCCCACCAATATTCCAGCGAGTTTGCACGACCAGACTGTGCGTCAGACGGCGCGCATCAGTCTGGGTGGTGCGCGGGTGCGCATCGTGCTGTCCAATGCTTATGGCACGCAGCCGGTCACCGTGGGCAAGGCCACGGTTGCGCTACCGGCAGCGAATGGGGCACTCGTCGCAGGCAGCCTGCATGCCGTCACGTTTGGCGGGCAGGCCAGTGGCACGATTCTTCCCGGCGCTTCGCTGGTGAGTGACCCCGTTGCGCTAGCCGTGCCGCCGCTTGGGCAGGTGGCCGTAAGTCTGTATTTGCCGGACGCAACGCCGATGACGACCTTTCACTGGGATGGCCGGCAGACAGGATGGATCGTTGCCGGTGACCAGACGGCTAAGACGAAGCTGAACGCATCGGAAGTGCAAGAGGAGGGGCAAGGGGAGGGAGAAGGGCAGACACAAGCGCAAAGCACCACGGCGCGTCTGTTGCTATCCGGCATTCTTGTCGAAGCCACCGCAGCCGCACGCACGGTTGCGGTCATCGGCGACTCCATTACGGATGGCGCGACGGCAAGCCTGGACAAGGACAGTCGATGGCCCGATTTTCTCGCGGCTCGACTGGCGTCGCACGGCGTCGGCGTCATCAATGCAGGCATCTCCGGCGCTCGCCTGGTATCGGACGGCATGGGCGTGAATGCGGTGGCACGGCTCGACCGCGATGTGCTCTCGCAACCCGGCGTGCACAGCGTCATCGTGATGCTGGGAATCAACGACATCGCCTGGCCCGGGACGGCCTTCGAGCCAACCCGACCACGGCCGATGCTGGCATCGCTGGTGGCAGGCTATCGTCAACTGATCGAGCAGGCGCACAGTCACGGCCTCCGGGTGATCGGTGCAACGCTAACACCGTTTGAAGGGGCGTTGCCCGACACGCCGCTTGATAACTATTACCAACCCGACCGGGACGCATTGCGTCGGGAAGTGAACGAGTGGATCCGGCACAGCGGCGCATTCGATGCCGTCATCGATTTCGACGCCGCGCTGCGCGATCCCTCATATCCGGCCCGCTTCAGCGCGCTGTTCGATTCGGGGGATCATTTGCACCCGGGCGACGAAGGCAACCGTGCGATGGCCGAAACCGTCGACCTCGATGTCTTGCTTCCGGGCATTGGCCACACGCCATCACAGAAGCGCTGA
- a CDS encoding LysR family transcriptional regulator codes for MARLEVNRSGELEVFVRVIKLGGFAAAARTFGMTPSAVSKLVGRLEQRLGTRLINRSTRQLQLTPEGAAFYERGMRVLADLDEAERCASANVTPRGRLRVNANVPFGHHFLLPLVPEFLERYPDVTLDIVLTDEVIDILEQRTDVAVRAGPLKSSSLVARKLGQTRMVIVGAPGYLSRHGTPSTPDDLMRHNLIGANYVRAQSGWPLRLGERGDTEFVFPVVGNTQASDGEALHRLALAGLGLARLAAFQVREDVAAGRLLPVLEAFDPGEVEEVHAVFVGQGGYLPLRVRAFLDFLAARVKISEHYL; via the coding sequence ATGGCTCGTCTCGAGGTCAATCGATCTGGGGAACTGGAGGTGTTCGTGCGTGTGATCAAGCTGGGCGGCTTTGCTGCCGCGGCGCGCACGTTCGGCATGACGCCTTCGGCCGTCAGCAAGCTGGTCGGACGCCTCGAACAGCGTCTGGGGACGCGGCTGATCAACCGATCCACCCGGCAGCTTCAACTCACGCCGGAAGGCGCTGCGTTCTACGAGCGTGGCATGCGCGTGCTGGCCGATCTGGACGAGGCGGAGCGCTGCGCCAGTGCCAATGTCACGCCTCGCGGCAGGCTGCGGGTGAACGCCAATGTGCCATTCGGGCACCACTTCCTGTTGCCGCTCGTACCTGAGTTTCTGGAGCGCTATCCCGACGTGACGCTGGATATCGTGCTGACCGACGAGGTCATCGACATTCTGGAACAGCGTACCGACGTCGCTGTGCGAGCGGGTCCGCTCAAAAGCTCCAGTCTCGTAGCACGAAAGCTGGGCCAGACACGCATGGTCATCGTTGGCGCCCCCGGGTATCTGAGCCGTCACGGCACACCATCGACACCAGACGACCTGATGCGGCACAACCTCATCGGAGCGAATTACGTGCGCGCTCAGTCTGGCTGGCCGCTGCGGCTTGGCGAGCGCGGCGACACGGAATTCGTGTTTCCGGTCGTTGGCAACACACAGGCGAGCGATGGCGAAGCCCTGCATCGTCTGGCGCTTGCCGGGCTAGGCCTCGCACGCCTGGCTGCGTTTCAGGTTCGTGAGGATGTTGCGGCGGGACGTCTGCTGCCGGTGCTCGAGGCCTTCGATCCGGGAGAGGTGGAAGAGGTCCACGCGGTCTTCGTGGGACAAGGCGGCTACCTGCCTTTGCGCGTGCGGGCCTTTCTGGATTTCCTCGCAGCGCGCGTCAAGATCAGCGAGCACTACCTCTGA
- the guaA gene encoding glutamine-hydrolyzing GMP synthase → MHDKILILDFGSQVTQLIGRRVREAHVYCEIHPNDVSDEFIREFNPKAIILSGSHASTYEDQDLRAPQAVWDLGVPVLGICYGMFAMTVQLGGQVEASNHREFGYAEVRAHAHTPLLEGLEDFRTPEGHGMLKVWMSHGDKVTQLPPGFVLMASTPSCPIAGMADVKRNYYAVQFHPEVTHTVKGRELLERFVLQIAGAKPDWIMRDHIEEAVKAIREQVGDEEVILGLSGGVDSSVAAALIHRAIGDQLTCVFVDHGLLRLNEGQMVMEMFQGRLHAKVVHVDAADQFMGHLKGVTDPEQKRKIIGREFVEVFQAEAKKLKNAKWLAQGTIYPDVIESGGAKTKKATTIKSHHNVGGLPETLGLKLLEPLRDLFKDEVRELGVALGLPHDMVYRHPFPGPGLGVRILGEVKRDYADLLRRADAIFIEELRNTVEPNSGKTWYELTSQAFAVFLPVKSVGVMGDGRTYEWVVALRAVQTQDFMTAHWAHLPHDLLGKVSNRIINEVRGLNRVVYDISGKPPATIEWE, encoded by the coding sequence ATGCACGACAAAATCCTCATTCTTGACTTCGGCTCGCAAGTCACCCAGCTCATCGGACGCCGCGTTCGCGAAGCGCACGTCTACTGCGAGATCCACCCGAATGACGTTTCGGACGAATTCATTCGCGAATTCAATCCGAAGGCCATCATTCTCTCGGGTAGCCACGCGAGCACCTATGAGGATCAGGATCTGCGTGCGCCGCAGGCGGTCTGGGATCTGGGCGTGCCGGTGCTGGGCATTTGCTACGGCATGTTCGCGATGACGGTGCAGTTGGGCGGTCAGGTCGAGGCGAGCAACCACCGCGAGTTCGGTTATGCCGAAGTGCGTGCGCATGCGCATACGCCATTGCTCGAGGGGCTTGAGGACTTCCGCACGCCGGAAGGCCACGGCATGCTCAAGGTGTGGATGAGCCACGGCGACAAGGTCACGCAATTGCCGCCGGGCTTCGTGCTGATGGCGTCGACGCCGAGCTGCCCGATTGCCGGGATGGCCGATGTGAAGCGTAACTACTACGCGGTGCAGTTCCACCCGGAAGTCACGCACACGGTGAAGGGCCGCGAGTTGCTTGAGCGTTTCGTGCTGCAGATTGCCGGTGCCAAGCCGGACTGGATCATGCGCGATCACATCGAGGAAGCCGTCAAGGCGATCCGCGAGCAGGTGGGTGACGAGGAAGTGATTCTGGGCCTGTCGGGCGGGGTAGATTCGAGCGTCGCCGCGGCGCTGATTCATCGCGCGATCGGCGACCAACTGACGTGTGTGTTCGTCGATCACGGTCTGCTGCGTCTGAACGAAGGTCAGATGGTGATGGAGATGTTCCAGGGGCGTCTGCATGCGAAAGTCGTGCATGTCGATGCTGCGGATCAGTTCATGGGCCATCTGAAGGGCGTGACCGATCCGGAACAGAAGCGCAAGATCATCGGCCGCGAGTTCGTCGAAGTCTTCCAGGCCGAAGCGAAGAAGCTGAAGAATGCGAAATGGCTGGCACAGGGCACGATCTATCCGGACGTGATCGAGTCGGGCGGTGCGAAGACGAAGAAGGCGACGACGATCAAGAGCCACCACAATGTGGGCGGTCTGCCGGAGACGTTGGGTCTGAAGCTGCTTGAGCCGCTGCGTGATCTGTTCAAGGATGAAGTGCGCGAGCTGGGTGTGGCGCTGGGTCTGCCGCATGACATGGTCTATCGCCATCCGTTCCCGGGCCCGGGGCTGGGTGTGCGGATTCTGGGTGAAGTGAAGCGCGATTACGCCGATCTGCTGCGTCGCGCCGATGCCATCTTCATCGAAGAGCTGCGCAACACCGTCGAGCCGAACAGCGGCAAGACGTGGTACGAACTGACGAGCCAGGCTTTTGCGGTGTTCCTGCCGGTCAAGAGCGTGGGCGTCATGGGCGATGGCCGCACGTATGAGTGGGTCGTGGCACTGCGTGCCGTGCAGACGCAAGACTTCATGACCGCGCATTGGGCACATCTGCCGCATGACCTGCTCGGCAAGGTCTCGAACCGCATCATCAACGAGGTTCGCGGTCTGAACCGGGTGGTTTACGACATCTCGGGTAAGCCGCCGGCGACGATCGAGTGGGAGTGA
- the guaB gene encoding IMP dehydrogenase, protein MRLIQKALTFDDVLLVPAYSAVLPRDAKLKTKLTRNITLQMPLLSAAMDTVTEARLAIAMAQQGGIGIIHKNLKPAEQAREVSKVKRFESGVLRDPITIPPHMKVRDVIALSRQHGISGFPVVEGAQLIGIVTNRDLRFESRLDEPVRAIMTPKDKLITVREGASPADAEHLMHSHRLERVLVVNDAFELRGLMTVKDIMKATEHPLASKDEHGKLRVGAAVGVGPDNEERVELLVAAGVDVIVVDTAHGHSQGVLDRVQWVKKHFPQIEVVGGNIATAGAARALMEHGADAVKVGIGPGSICTTRIVAGVGVPQITAIANVAEALEGTGIPLIADGGIRYSGDIAKALAAGAHTVMMGSMFSGTEEAPGEVFLYQGRSYKSYRGMGSVGAMKDGAADRYFQDPANNADKLVPEGIEGRVAYKGSVNAILHQLTGGIRSSMGYLGCQSIEELHKNAEFVEITSAGMRESHVHDVQIMKEAPNYHVE, encoded by the coding sequence ATGCGTCTGATCCAAAAAGCACTCACTTTCGATGACGTGCTCCTCGTCCCGGCGTACTCCGCCGTTCTCCCGCGCGACGCCAAGCTGAAAACCAAGCTCACGCGCAACATCACTCTGCAAATGCCTTTGCTGTCGGCCGCCATGGATACGGTGACCGAAGCGCGTCTGGCCATTGCCATGGCGCAGCAGGGGGGTATCGGCATCATTCACAAGAATTTGAAGCCGGCCGAGCAGGCGCGGGAAGTCTCGAAGGTCAAGCGATTTGAGTCAGGCGTTCTGCGTGACCCGATCACGATTCCGCCGCACATGAAGGTTCGCGATGTGATCGCGCTGTCGCGTCAGCACGGCATTTCCGGCTTCCCGGTCGTCGAAGGCGCTCAGCTTATCGGTATCGTGACCAACCGCGACCTGCGTTTTGAGAGCCGCCTGGACGAACCGGTGCGCGCGATCATGACGCCGAAGGACAAGCTCATCACCGTGCGTGAAGGCGCCTCGCCGGCCGACGCCGAGCATCTGATGCACAGCCACCGCCTGGAGCGCGTGCTGGTCGTCAACGACGCCTTCGAACTGCGCGGTCTGATGACGGTCAAGGACATCATGAAGGCGACCGAGCACCCGCTCGCAAGCAAGGACGAACACGGCAAGCTGCGCGTTGGCGCGGCGGTCGGCGTAGGCCCGGACAATGAAGAGCGCGTTGAGTTGCTGGTGGCTGCCGGCGTCGACGTGATCGTGGTGGACACGGCGCATGGCCATAGCCAGGGCGTGCTCGACCGCGTGCAGTGGGTCAAGAAGCATTTCCCGCAGATCGAAGTGGTGGGCGGCAACATCGCCACCGCGGGTGCGGCACGCGCGCTGATGGAGCACGGTGCAGATGCGGTCAAGGTCGGTATCGGCCCGGGCTCGATCTGCACGACGCGTATCGTCGCAGGTGTCGGCGTGCCGCAGATCACGGCAATCGCCAACGTGGCCGAAGCCCTCGAGGGCACCGGCATTCCGCTGATCGCCGACGGCGGTATCCGCTACTCGGGCGACATCGCCAAGGCGCTGGCGGCAGGCGCGCATACGGTGATGATGGGCAGCATGTTCTCCGGCACGGAAGAAGCGCCGGGCGAAGTGTTCCTGTATCAGGGCCGTTCGTACAAGAGCTATCGCGGCATGGGTTCGGTGGGCGCGATGAAGGACGGCGCCGCTGACCGTTACTTCCAGGACCCGGCGAACAATGCCGACAAGCTGGTGCCGGAAGGGATTGAAGGTCGTGTGGCCTACAAGGGCAGCGTGAACGCCATTCTCCATCAACTGACCGGCGGTATTCGTTCGTCGATGGGGTATCTGGGTTGCCAGTCGATCGAAGAACTGCACAAGAACGCTGAGTTTGTCGAAATCACCTCTGCGGGCATGCGCGAATCGCACGTGCACGATGTTCAGATCATGAAGGAAGCCCCCAACTACCACGTGGAGTAA